The DNA region tagtcaatttaaccatgtgttgattgatgtgtgaagcaaatattaattTATCGCCTTTCGATTTTAGATTAACCAaaaaatattctatttaattggcCATGTTAAAAGAACACTTGATAAatgacatcaatcaatgaataaaataaataatcgacTTGAATCAAACttcaaacataaaaaataatatgtctcaGCCCTATCATGGCcatagtctataaaaatctactaCATAAGCTTAAAATAAAAGTCAAAATTAGTGTTTAAATTCAATGAAAAAAACATAGTTAAGAAAGAAGGAAAGAATTCTCAGTGATTTGTAGCGTGTGTAAGGAATTCCTCCAACTTTTGTCTTCTGTCTTCTTCCGCGCTGGTGCTACTTCACAGTAGCTTCTGTTCCTTTCTTACGCGGTCTTCTGCGCTTCTTTCTTCCTGTACGTTCTGTTCTTACGGCTGCTCCCTGTACGCTTCTTTTTTCCTTATCAATGGGCCTCTTCATCCCAATCTTTTTAAGGCCCATCTCAACTAAAAGGAAGTGTAGATAAGATCTTTATCAATATTTTCatagatttttcaagatttcaatATCGTCaaggaataaaaatattttatttcctttcttttgatattttttctttgaagtcttgtaaatttattttatctcccaaattaaacatttttcactcttattcaaatctacaattatcaattcaaaaaaccacataattagggataaaaatattagataagggcaaatattattaattcaaatccctaaaatctttacaagatttggccttatcaatcCCCCACACTTGGCCTTTGTTCGTCCTCGAGCAaatcaaaagaataaaaatattatgaaggaatattcaatgattcaccACAAAAATAACACAATCAACAATTGAAACCTACCAAATTCCGTCACACTCAATCAAAATATCACActttgaaaatcataaaattcacaTTCGTTGAAACTTCCAAATTCAAGcattcactagaaaagatcaagataatgagacgtgtgtagtatggaagtcaaaactcatattcctcaaaggtgttttagttcaaggagtgctcatattttctgaattttttttatgtaaagaAACTCTCCATAAGCTTATCTTTCATATCTTTCTCAACTAAATGTTGGAGAAATATGACCCGATCAATAGATCTTTTCaagcttataacgttaggccacggctcacggctacaataaaggtagagagattcaaaatgagagaaaattattaatttaatcatACAGCGCAGTCccccatatttttttttctcttcctcCAGTTTTTTTTTTGATCTTCAACAACATTCTCTTTTAGGTCATACAACGTTCAATCCtccttcttttcttttataattatatatatcttttcatcaactcctttctcattcttcatgattttttttcaaactcctccaatttttcttatcaatCAGCACATGagagttattgaaaattttaaagcactaaagagtttatttctctcaaaattaaggtagaggaatagtgtatgagctaaaattgggtagttgatgtgggattttgaAGGAATACGAATGTGAGCTAATTGTATGTCTTTGATACACTCCATTCGATTTATTAGGCTCAAAAGGGAATACTAGGGATATGAATGATGCATTGGATAGGCtcgaaaggctcaaacggtccaaagatcgcctaaatcatccccaGGTCATTTTCCTCTGTATTTTCGCCTCGAAAGATAATCAGACAAGTTCTAGActgtttcttttattttttttatatatatatatgagctCGCCTCTTGCCAAGTCAcaattaatttatataagtATTACTTAAAGTGCATAGATGATGTCTCAAAACATGATAGAAAACTAGTTTGTACTCAAATCCTTCAGCTACAACTACAgctcatctcaatcaattctaggTGTGATTCAATCTCTCGAGTGATCAAAAATCTAGGAAGTCAACTAGTGTGTCCTGTAATCACAAGTGCGGTTTCTCAAAGAataaccaaaaaataaaaataaaaatttcatgctCGAGGATTAAACATTGAAGCACATGCTAAGTGTGGTGAcgtgaaacaaacacaaatcaaattCCCCCCACACTTTAGATTTACACTGCCCTCAGTGTCATGCCATTTGAAAAGAATATAAAACTTTTATGTAGAATAGCAAGAAAGAACTTCCCTGACAGTGTTGCTTTGAGATCCATGAAGTGTTCTATGGGGCTGGTAGAATTCCTCCATGCCTGTAAGattttatttcaacagtttAAACTTTCCAGAGTGTGAACCATCTTGCTTCATTCCAATATTCCCTATACACACCAAAATCACCGAGGATTAACCtaacaaaatgaaaaaaaaaaactaataaaatgaaactaaataaaataaatcactgggttgcctcccagcaagcGTTAAATTCATTGTCTATAGCTTGACTACGGAGAAGCATCCATCAAATAGCGGCTTCTGCCCATAGTAAATATCATACAATATTACATATGGGTCTTGATTATATGTGCCCTCAAGCTTGGCATGATATTGACATTGCACGCTCGTCGCTCCAACAACACTCGTCAAAGACTGATTattaggggaagaacaatctaaTCTATGATAAAGATCGTAGAGGATGTAATATTCTTGAGTTTGCGTTGATGGAAATAAATAATCTGCTGGTGGAATATATGTTAAAATCATATATGAGTTCAAATCCTTTCGACTTGTGTTCTTCTACATCCTCCAACTTCTCTTCTGCCTCATCTTCGCATAGGAATTCCTCGAAGAATTcttcttccttcaaaaataaatattttaaatgaggagGAAGTGGTTTGAGTTCAAGGAATTGGGGTTCTTCTATGGAAGGTTTAAGTGATTTTGGAATATGTCCAAGCTCCCCAATCTTTGAATTCACAGATCTTGGCAAAGTCTTGGATCCCTCCAAGTAATTCATACATTCCTCCACCTCTTCTCTGTCTGATTCCGTGGACTTTGGGTTCACCAAAAGCATCTCCAGTGGGTCTTCAATAAAATTATCCTGCACACTACACtcaataatatcatcaataacATCTATCCTATAACAATCAGAAGATCCAGCAGGATATTTCATACTACGAAAGACATTAAAAATTACCTTCTCATCATTCAACCTCAAAACTAACTCACCTTTTTGCACATCTATGAGAGCTCTTCCAATAGCTAAGAAAGGACGACCTAAAATTAAGGGGATCTCACGATCCTCCTCCATGTCTAGCACAACAAAGTCAActggaaatataaatttatcaacCTTAACCAAAACATCCTCTATAATCCCTCTAGGATATTTAatagatctatcggcaagttgaagggaaatagtggttggtttaactTCTCCAATCCCCAATTTATCAAAGCATGAATAAGGCATAAGATTTATGCtagcaccaagatcacacaatGCTTTGTTAAAATTAGAATTTCCTATAGTGCAAGGAATGGAGAAACTACCTAGATCCTTAAGCTTATGAGGTAATTTATTTTGCAGAATAGCTGAACATTCCTCAGAAAGCTTAACaatttcaaaatcaacaagtttcctctttttagtcaaaatttctttcaagaatttagCATAAGAAGGCGTTTGAGCCAAAGCCTCTACAAAAGGAATATTTATgtgcaatttcttaaaaacttcaagaaattttgaaaattgatgATCCAATTGTAATTGCCTTGCTCTTTGAGGAAAAGAAAgtgtattaatatcaatattatcattagAATCAAATTCCTTACCTTTCTTACCTGTCTTCCGTGTAGTCTGAGTGTTCTGTTCCTTAACATCTTCCATTTTTGACTTCATTCCTCCATCATTCTTTGCCTCCATATCTGTAGAATTCTGCCTCTTTGGTTCCTCTTCCTCAGCCTTGATCACTGTACTCACTGCATTCACTCCTTTCGGATTTTTCTCAGTATCACTTGGTAGTGTTCCAAGGGGTCGATTTGCTAATTGATTGGCTATTTGACCCATTTGAGCATCCAACCTTCGTAAGATAGCATCATGATTCTGCAGTCTCGTCTCCATTCCCAcaatatgtttcatcataaaatcctcATAAATTGGTCTTTGATCTTGTTTGAATCCTGGAGGTGCTGCAGATACCAATAATCCTTGTTGTCTCACTTGTTGAGGAATGGACAGTGGAGGAATATGTATTGGATTAAGGGAATTCTCTTCCAAGACAAATTAGGGTGATTCTTTCATCCTGGATTGTATGTGGAACTGTATGGATTGGATTGCTGTCTCCATTGATTCCCCACAAAATTCACTGCTTCTTCATCAAAGATGAGTTGTTCCTCGATGACTATTCCTTGGACTTGATTTGCTTGATTTGATTGCAGCTGAGAGAATTTATGGGACAACCCATCAATCTTAGCAGTAAGTGCATTCAACACATCCATTTCAAGAACTCAGGCATTCTTTTCTCGTTTAATATATGGACAACCCGCACTATTTGCagccatattttaaattatttcaagcGCAACTCGTGGAGTCTTCCTGTATAAGCTACCATTGGCTGCCGCATCTAGCATGGAACGCACAGACGGATCAACTCCGTTATAGAAAATCTAACTTCTTCAGATGAAGAGAAACCATGTtgaggacacctcctcaacatctTTCTAAATCTTCCCCAAGCTGTACGTAATGTCTCTCCATCCTTCTGGCGAAAAGATGAAATATCCGTACGCAGTTGTGCTAGCTTGGTGGGTGGAAAATattgattcatgaacatttccacCAAACCATTCCATGTAGTAATAGAACCAGCTGGTAGATCTCTAAGCCATTCTGCTGCTTCACCATGCAAAGAGAAAGGGAATAGTCTCAATCTTATGGCATCCGTGCTCACtcctttgaatttgattgtgtCACAGATAGATAGAAATCCCTCCAGATGTGCATTAGGATCCTCGGTCTGCGATCCTCCAAATCTCACTTGATAttgtatcatttgaatgatggaTGGTTTCAACTCAAAATTATTTGCTTCCACAGTAGGACGAGTAATGCTTGAACCATAACCTCCAGTAGTTTGTCTAGTAAGATCATAGACAGTGCGATCATCTTCATCATTATCCATTGCTTCAATCCCTGCTGTTTCAACTTTCTTCTCTTGTTTTAATTGTTCTTCAACGTCAAAGTCTCGAGAATTTCTCCCTTTGTGCTCTACGTCTCCGTCGAAAAGTATTCTCaatctctggatcaaatggcTCTAATTCTGTGTCTCCTATAGCACGGCTCATGCACAGCTAGATAAATCCTGAAGATAAGAAACAAACTTCAAACGTATGAATATGCGTAgaatcaaaaattaaataaaaacctaatctcaagaaaataataaatcctaatattaaacaattcaatctccggcaacggcgccaaaaacttgaccgacgattttggttgggaataaatctagcaagcggactaagtcaagtaatagtatttggagatgagtccagatatcgtacccacagagatcgatgtttaagtactagaatatgaattatttttcctaatttaggcAATTTAAATGATgggagataaattaattaaaactaaataacacaatttaaataaattaactaaagcaaaactaatccaaaatattaatttagacgaaaattcaaattatttggaattgactaaggcgcacaacggtaccgagacaACTTATAATCTACATGTCAAATTCAtatgaattaaattaattatttaattcacgacggaatttccaaaattatttattaaacgatttctcgaattaataaacctaaatctaacagtccaattattcctaactgaatttaattagattcaaccgCCTTAGATCActgtgaaattccagttttcaacctaaagtcacacactgaaatcgaatagtatttctagtcaatttaacaatgtgttgattgatgtgtgaagcaaatattaatctatcgaCTTTcggttttagattaaccaacaaatattctatttaattggccaggttaaaagaacacgtgataaatgacatcaatcaatgaataaaataaataatcgacttgaatcaaacttaaaacatcaaaaataatcTGTCTCGTCCCTATCGTGGCCTTAGTCCTATAAAAATCTACTTCATAAGCTTAAAATAAAAGTCAAAACCAGTGTTTAAATTCAATGAAGAAAACATAGTTAAGAAAGAAGGAAAGAATTCTCTGTGATTTGTAgcgtgtgtgaggaattcctcCAGCTTTTGTCTTTTGTCTTCTTCCCTCCTTTCCTTCTTCCACGCTGGTGCTACTTCACAGTAGCATTCTGTTCCTTTCTTCCGCGGTCTTCTGCGCTTCTTTCTTCCTGTACGTTCTTTTATCCTTATCAATGAGCCTCTTCCTCCCAATCTTTATAAGGCCCATCTCAACTAAAAGGAAGTGTAGATAAGATCTTTATCAATATTTTCatagatttttcaagatttcaatATCGTCaaggaataaaaatattttatttcctttcttttgatattttttctttgaagtcttgtaaatttattttatctcccaatttaaacattttttactcttattcaaatctacaattatcAATTCAAACAACCACATAATTaggaataaaaatattagataagggcaaatattattaaatcaaatccctaaaataTTTACAAGATTTGGCCATATCAGTACTCtcctccttcttattatactgcccaggaaaatgaattcaatagtctgCAACAGGGAatgatgactgttgcagaatatgcttcaaaatcttctactttgttgaaatatgcacctcatgtagctgcaaatgcaaaagagaaatataacaggtttgtgaatgaattacatcctgctatatatacttttgtCATTTCTGGTTTGCCTACCAGCTATGCAGATGCAATTGAAAGAGCCAAAGCAGCCGAAGCTATATTAAAGCGAGGAGGTCCTCAGTACGTTCCTCCACCTCAAGTGTCAGCTCAGAAGCCTACCTTGCGCCCAAAAGGAAAGAAGTTTAAAAGGACTGGTTCTGCTGCGTCCTCATCTTCTTCTACTTCTCGTGGATCCCAAAGAGGGAGTCTCGTTATTGCTCCGTACTGCGGCCATTGTGGAGGCAAGCATACTATTGAGTAGTGTCGGGGTAAGTTTAGTACTTGTTATCATTGTGGGCAGGAAGGCTATTTCCCTCGTGTATGTCCGaataggggtacgacttcttcccaACCCTAGCCAAGATTTAGAAGTGGCTCGAGTATGATGAAACTTGTTGTTCCTGGTCCCTCTTTTAAGCAGTCGAAtgttccacgatatcgaggacttGGTAGCCAGACTGTCCAAGGCCCTCCTCAAGTTagagtgtatgccatgactGAAGATCATGCaaaagaagctcctggtggtgttATTGCATGTATctgcatgctttgcgattatcctgcatgTGTTTTATTGATACAAGAGTATCTCACTCATTCAtttctcatgcatttgttgcatctcatgaTATTTTGTGTAATCCCTTGTATGATAAGttatcgatagccacgccagcaggaaagattattttatctgagaaagttgtgcataattgtgtactAATATATGATGATAATGTGATATTTCTGAATCTAATTGTCcttccaatgcacgactttgattgtattgttggcatggatatcttgacaaccaatcgagctactgtcgattgttttcatggagtggttcgatttcgacatgttgatggacccaagtggaacttttatggcaagggttcccaagctaaAATTCCTTTGGTATCCtctttggaaatgtctcgacttttgtgTAGTGGGAATGAGGGTTATCTTGTCTATGATGTTGATGTTTCTAAGAAGGAGCGCTCTTTATCTGATATTcttgttgcgaaagaattcccgatgtatttcccgatgagattacTGATTTTCCGTCTCATCGAGAATTTgaatttagtattgatcttatgtcGGGGACTGTGCCTATTtcgaaagctccttatcgcataGCACCTTtggaattaaatgaattgaaagaacaattgcaGGATCTATTCcgaattgcactagaaaatttggaagaagTTTTAACATTGGAGATCAAAGtatgagagacggctcaaacctttttggaaaaggggttggccgaaattttcaacCCTTTTGGGAGAGGGGATTTCGAAATTATGGTggtggaggctagggttatgCCATGCTAactcctatttataattaagcaatcacctaataatcataattaacattaataggcttgattaattaattgggctagtctaactagtttaattaattaatcaaagtccattaagaaatttaattatttagtatgttggacttgtactcctacaagcccattaaacatatttcccaccaattttaatttaatatttaataaactcaacttttgagcttaataaattaaatcgattataaattcaacatttgaatttattgtttaaattataaattcaactccttgaattttattacgtccaaaatttaatatttaataaactcaacttttgagtttaataaattaaattctcatattttataaattcaactccttgaatttattcttccAATATTTAATGGGAACAAACGAtcaagtgcttgtgtgaccctcaatggctcagggatacagctagccgtgagttcataactctttgtgattcaggacataatcctttattcgagcttacgcttatttgccccattctatatatcaacaattgatcatgagcatgtcagaaatcatatttctgattaaacccatcgaatcatggtaagagcgtctagtagtatCGCATTATAATTCCTTAgctatcactgatagtgcctgcaagaacaagtcgattatgattagcgtacaatacggtcccttcatctcatatatcccgatcgaatctgcaaccattggttcatcgagggttgcataataattcgatgactatgtgatacatataaatagtggcatcacatgtactattggagaactccttctctaacgtacatctcatattctggccagagattccacgcattattatttcatcagatcaaataggatatccacacctataggtgagcggtgaatccccgactacaatgtacaggctcctacatgtgtcgcaactgtacccaatctcgccacctgatgactctcctggagccgataaacgagtcaaagcacagccctagcatatagagccttagTGTTGTCCCAAAAAATGAATTTATTCTCTGTGTTATCTTCCAATTGCCATCTGCTACACGAATATAAATTTACAGGTTGAAGTGCTAGGCACTAGCCTCAACTAGTGCATATTGCATAGTGATTTCTTAACATTCCGGTGGAAGTTAatattagagtagatgtcctgcaagtTAATGCTTGACTatagaatttattgactcaaatgtaataaacaatctttattttaatataatttaactttttatggtttcATTTTGCTTTatttgtatactcatgcaatcaGTATAGATAAAATCCattattatactttaatacaaatgaatcgtaattcgatcttGAAAGGGGTTGGTTTGTTGGGTTGATTGgcactcatttgtaaacattgtatattctaaattcgttacTAGATTCAGCTGCttaaaaataaggataaagccgcttgagcttgagactagcatatgtgatgttgtgtactgtgtTTCATGGTAAGGGTATAGAAATGTCCAATCATATATATGGGTAATCATATGATGATTGTATCGAACAACCCTTCCTctgacttttcaagtggttatcattcatcgagagaaaAAGTCTGTGATTTTGATTGTACATGATTAATCCTTACGACCTGATACAATACTGAGACTCTACATACTAGGATTGTGCTTTGagtcgtttaccgactccacgAGGATCACAAGGTGACGAGATTGGGTGCAATTGCGAcatatgtaggagccagtgcattgtagtcgggaattcaccgctcacctacgggtgtggatatcctatgtgatcaacgaaataatagtgcatgaaatctctgacCAGAGTGTGGGATGTACATAagagaaggagttctctagttgtgcatgcgatgatattatgaatatttcatgattatatcatatagctatcgaattaatatgcaaccatcggtgaaccaatggttgcagatttgatAAGGATATATGAGATTaatggaccgtactgtacgttaatcataaccggcTGGTttttgcagacactatcagtgattcctagggaatcatgggacaATGCTACTAagcgctcttaccatgattcgatgagtttattcaaaaaaaagtttttgacattctcatgatccaATGTTGGTACATGGAATGTGGGCAATTAGGGTAAGTCCGAATAAAGGAAATTGTCCTGAATTACAaaaagttgtgaacccacgactagctgtatTCCTGAACCATTGATGGCCACACAAGCAATGATatacttgttcccgttgagataatgaattcaaggagttgaatttataagaaataagtttgatataatcaatcgataagcttataaataaagtttataaaagcttatagaaattttgagatcTTGACTGCTAAAGACAGTCAAAGTGAGTGCACCTGCCTTATTTAGACAGTGGTGATCTAGATATTAAAGTTTacatcataataacaaataagttgaaattgtcacatcgatgatgttTATCGTCGATCAAAATTATGATGATATTAATGTAGTGGGAGCATGGATCATGGGCTTGTAGAGCATAAGCacatcatgctaatttattaaagttcatatgtgatttaataattaaattatattttaattgagttacaATATAGcccattaaatttttataaaatatggtattgatttatgtaatatggaaatattatgataccataattttagTAACTTGTACACAAAGCAAAATAAATTAACGCATGGTATTCTTGAAAAGATATATGTATTAAACGTCGAGATTGGCTATGATTTGGGCatggattttaaaatatttagttaatttaattaattagagtaATTAAGTAAATGAAAGATTAAAGAAATAATAAGAATTTTTATTCTAATGGCATAGCATTTTTCGAGACATGCAAGGAATTTTGCAAGAAAAACCAGCTCTCGAAATCCTTTTTCAAAGCAAGAAATCAGACATTTCAAGTTTGAGAGTTGTATCGGTTTTTAGTGTTATATATCTACGTAAAATaacttctaaatttctagtgcaagtcAGAAGAGATACAATTAATCTAATCCTAGACCTGATTAGAAGATTAAAAAAgaagatttgaagaaaattcgTAGAGATTCTCAACAACAGCTATATCCGCTAacaccggaatagttggagcccaGTAAATTATTCACTAAATGTATTTTCTAACtctctatgaatgtttatttaatttaaaccaTACTAGtatccaaaaaatattttgaatctcaaataaaattttaaaaccccCGCTGCCATTTGGACACGAGAAAAACGATGTCCCAACAATTAATTTTGCGAATGCTTAGGAAAAAAGACTTTTGTAGAGCTTCTAGAGGCATATTCAGGGGGTGTTTATTGAATCATGGATTTGCAGTTCTCATGGGATTTGGAACACTGCAGAATATAGGTTCAAGCAGTTTTGAGACAGATGGTAGGAGGGCCAACTATACAATGCTAGGAGTTTAAAATTTCGGAATTATTGGTGTAGGAGAATCTCAGCGGACTTGATAATTCACTAATTATATTGTGTTGATAAAGTCGGAAGCTTTTGACAAAACGAAACTTGTTCGTGTTTTTAAGTTGAGATCACTAGGTAGCATGTCAATACTGGCATCCTTGCACACAACAATGAAAACTGCAATGGAAACAAACAAATTACCATCCCTAGAGTTTCTTTGCTGCTCAATTCTTAGTTCTTAACACCACCAAATCATTATTCACAAAACCAATGTTGCAGAGTATCAAGATGCAGATCTCCattgcatctcaatctgaatcCTTCCATTCTTTGAGTCAATAAGATGGTATCTCTCATTGATTCGCTTGTTGTTGACAACATCTGATAGGTGTATGTTCACGTAACCCAGAGTTTCCTAAGAAACAAAAATTCAATATTGGTTAGTTGTATCGGAGCATTCTGCTTTCAGACTTTAGTGATATAAGTATTATGATCTTAAATAGTCGGCCGAGATGAACATTTTTTTGATTGTACTCCAGAAAAGTCTCGCAGAGGGGTGACTACCCTGTCACACgctaaatttttggaatttgtGTGTAAATTTTCTAATTTCTCAAGTTCTGCCCTCCTCAAATCAATTGAGTCAATCCACTTCCCACTCCCCTAGATTCAGTCTCACTCTTCTTTTGAATGAATTCCCATATCTGCTCCTATTTGTTGTCCATTTGAAAGTATGTTAATCTGCCTAAACAAAGGATGTAGATTTAATGCAGGAGACGTTTATTGGTCACGAGAACTAATTTAATGTACCTTGGGGTGTAGTAGACCCATTCTTTTAGAAGTACTGATCACTTCGACATGAATCTTGTCATTGGAGGGTGGTTCATCTAGCataaactgaaactcttccTCCCATCTCGGATCTCTGCTTTTCTTTATGGTCTGCCAAATTCACAGTATAAATAATGACTAAGAATAGACCACTATGATCCAAACCTTCAAACACTAGCCTTTTGATATATAATCTTTCATCTTTTATCCTCACCTATTTTATGTCAGCCTTTTTTAATTGGTTATTCAGATTGTTGGGAGATATCCAATCCCATAGATGTAGTTTACCTTAGTTTTTCTCTCCTCTCCTCGAAAGAGCAGACGTGCTGATGGATTTGTATGGTTCTTCCCTTCCAAATCTTGAGCTTCGTGGAATATTATGACCAGCAAACCACCTTCTTTCAGCGTTCCTTTTGGAGCCTTCTGCACTGAATTTGAATCTTCAACATTGGTGGGCACCTCGTTATCTTTGAAAGGTTTGTATTCAGCTTCAATTACAATCTGTCCTCGTGATTTTTCATTCTGAGCATCATTTGGGTTCAGATTTTTAAGAAGATCAAGTGTCAAAACCTTTGGCTCCTCTGGAGTCAAATCTTTCAATGGGATTACATTCAAGCCCATCTTGTCATGAGATCCAACCTAAACATATGCAATCAACATGGTAAACACATTTC from Primulina tabacum isolate GXHZ01 chromosome 14, ASM2559414v2, whole genome shotgun sequence includes:
- the LOC142525591 gene encoding synaptotagmin-2-like isoform X2 → MKVYNTEEKELIMELGFKWAANPNILVAAKAFGLKATVQVIDLQVFANPRITLKPLVPSFPCFANIHVSLMEKPHVDLGVKLIGVDVMSIPGLYRFVQELIKDQVANMYLWPKRLEVQIMDPTKAMKKPVGILNVKVLRAMKLKKKDLLGASDPYVKLKLADDKLPSKITTVKHKNLNPEWNEEFTFVVKDPEAQVLHLSVYDWEQVGSHDKMGLNVIPLKDLTPEEPKVLTLDLLKNLNPNDAQNEKSRGQIVIEAEYKPFKDNEVPTNVEDSNSVQKAPKGTLKEGGLLVIIFHEAQDLEGKNHTNPSARLLFRGEERKTKTIKKSRDPRWEEEFQFMLDEPPSNDKIHVEVISTSKRMGLLHPKETLGYVNIHLSDVVNNKRINERYHLIDSKNGRIQIEMQWRSAS